A region of Diospyros lotus cultivar Yz01 unplaced genomic scaffold, ASM1463336v1 tig00010860_2, whole genome shotgun sequence DNA encodes the following proteins:
- the LOC127793458 gene encoding LOW QUALITY PROTEIN: subtilisin-like protease SBT3 (The sequence of the model RefSeq protein was modified relative to this genomic sequence to represent the inferred CDS: inserted 2 bases in 1 codon): MDKSLLAKPFTSPHHWYSSILDSITIANPATSKRHKPSLLYTYDNALHGFSAILSRDELEALKKAPGFVSAYADKQVTLDTTHTTEFLSLNPHSGLWPASNYGEDVIIGMIDSGVWPESQSFRDDGMPEIPRKWKGMCEEGQEFNSSMCNLKLIGARYFNKGAKAAYPNASISMNSARDTVGHGTHTSSTAAGNYVNGASYFGYGSGIARGVAPQARVAMYKVVWDQGRFASDVLAGMDQAVADGVDVISISMGYDDTPLYEDPIAIASFGAMEKGVFVSSSVGNDGPLRGILHNGIPWVLTVAAGSIDRSFAGTLRLGNGLTITGWTMFPARALVKDLPLIYNKNLSTCNSTKLLSTAPYGILICDGIGDPYGQADHLFASNVASAIFIYDDVDLAELESFPYQGVIINSNDAQTVIKYAESGNNPTASIYFQQTILGTKHAPFVASYTSRGPAPSYPGVLKPDVMAPGSLVLAAWHPDSAVAKIGKVELSSDYIFESGTSMSCPHASGIAALLRGAHPEWSPAMIRSAMVTTAKALDNTLNPILDLGLTXEIATPLAMGAGQVDPNTALDPGLVYDAAPQDYVNLLCSMNLTQNQILTITRSRSYDYSNPSSCLNYPSFIALYANETRTIIQRFKRIVTNVGGGAAMYKAKVDAPNGSTVSVSPNRLEFRRNYEKQTYSLTIEYRGDKNGSVTFGWVTWVEKTGKRTVRSPIVVSPTIET, encoded by the exons ATGGACAAGTCTCTCTTGGCTAAGCCTTTCACCAGCCCCCACCATTGGTACTCCTCCATTCTTGATTCCATCACAATTGCGAATCCTGCAACATCAAAACGCCACAAACCTAGCCTTCTCTATACCTACGATAATGCATTACATGGTTTCAGTGCAATTCTATCCAGAGATGAATTGGAGGCCTTGAAGAAGGCACCCGGCTTCGTCTCGGCTTATGCAGATAAGCAAGTCACTCTCGACACGACCCACACAACCGAATTCCTTTCCTTGAATCCTCATTCCGGTCTTTGGCCGGCTTCCAATTATGGCGAAGATGTCATCATCGGCATGATTGATTCCGGTGTGTGGCCGGAGAGCCAGAGCTTTAGAGACGATGGAATGCCTGAAATTCCTAGAAAGTGGAAGGGAATGTGCGAGGAAGGACAAGAATTTAATTCTTCTATGTGTAACCTAAAGTTGATAGGAGCTAGATACTTCAACAAGGGAGCTAAGGCCGCATATCCTAATGCTAGCATTAGCATGAACTCAGCACGGGACACTGTTGGCCATGGAACGCATACTTCTTCAACTGCGGCCGGAAATTATGTCAATGGTGCCTCATACTTCGGGTATGGTTCGGGCATTGCTCGGGGTGTGGCACCCCAAGCTCGAGTGGCCATGTATAAGGTCGTTTGGGACCAAGGGCGCTTTGCTTCTGACGTTCTAGCCGGCATGGACCAAGCCGTTGCTGATGGGGTTGACGTGATTTCAATCTCTATGGGCTATGACGACACTCCTCTTTACGAAGATCCGATTGCCATAGCTTCCTTTGGGGCAATGGAAAAGGGcgtctttgtttcttcttcagtTGGCAATGATGGGCCCCTCCGTGGAATTCTACACAACGGGATTCCATGGGTTTTGACCGTTGCAGCTGGCTCCATTGATCGTTCGTTTGCTGGAACATTGAGGCTAGGAAATGGGTTAACCATCACTGGATGGACCATGTTCCCTGCAAGAGCATTGGTGAAAGACCTCCCTCTCATTTACAACAAGAACCTATCAACTTGCAATTCAACTAAATTGCTTTCCACAGCCCCCTATGGGATTCTCATATGTGACGGTATTGGTGACCCCTACGGCCAAGCAGATCATTTGTTTGCCTCAAATGTGGCTTCAGCTATCTTCATCTATGATGACGTAGATTTGGCCGAATTGGAGAGCTTTCCTTATCAAGGTGTCATAATTAACTCAAACGATGCCCAAACTGTGATCAAATATGCAGAATCTGGGAACAATCCCACAGCTAGTATTTACTTTCAGCAAACCATTTTGGGCACAAAGCATGCACCTTTTGTTGCTTCGTACACTTCAAGAGGGCCAGCACCAAGCTATCCAGGCGTCTTGAAGCCAGATGTAATGGCACCAGGGTCCCTAGTTTTGGCAGCTTGGCATCCAGATTCAGCCGTAGCAAAAATTGGAAAAGTAGAATTGTCGAGTGATTATATATTCGAGTCAGGCACCTCCATGTCTTGCCCTCATGCTTCTGGCATAGCCGCGCTACTAAGAGGAGCTCACCCAGAATGGAGCCCGGCAATGATAAGATCGGCGATGGTCACCACCGCGAAAGCACTCGATAACACTTTAAATCCCATTCTAGACCTCGGCCTAAC TGAAATTGCCACCCCACTAGCCATGGGAGCTGGACAAGTTGATCCAAATACAGCACTTGATCCGGGCCTTGTGTATGACGCTGCTCCGCAAGACTACGTCAATCTCCTCTGCTCTATGAACTTGACCCAGAACCAGATCCTCACCATAACAAGATCCAGGAGCTACGACTACTCAAACCCGTCTTCGTGTCTCAATTACCCGTCTTTCATTGCTTTATATGCAAATGAAACAAGGACAATTATTCAGAGATTCAAGAGAATTGTGACCAACGTTGGAGGTGGCGCAGCTATGTATAAAGCTAAGGTGGATGCACCAAATGGGTCAACGGTCTCGGTGTCGCCGAATCGATTGGAGTTCAGAAGGAACTATGAGAAGCAAACATATTCCTTGACCATAGAGTATCGGGGTGACAAGAATGGGTCAGTGACGTTTGGTTGGGTAACATGGGTCGAAAAGACTGGGAAGCGCACTGTAAGAAGCCCCATTGTTGTGTCACCTACCATTGAAACCTGA
- the LOC127793451 gene encoding uncharacterized protein LOC127793451, with the protein MMHAKTDSEVTSVATSSPTRSPRRPVYYVQSPSRDSHDGEKTTTSFHSTPVLSPMGSPPHSHSSVGRHSRESSSSRFSGSLKPGSRKVSPNDASAASKHHQRKGQKNWKECDVIEEEGLLDDGESQKGLPRRCYFLAFVLGFFVLFALFSLILWGASRPQKPKITMKSIKFESLDIHAGSDFTGVATDMITMNATVKLTFRNTGTFFGVHVTSTPLDLSYDQITIGSGSIKKFYQSRKSQRTVAVAVTGDKIPLYGSGASLSSSTATTTTVPVPLKLSFVVRSRAYVLGKLVKPKFYKRIKCSIVFDKKKLNVPIPLKNSCSYD; encoded by the exons ATGATGCACGCGAAGACCGATTCGGAAGTGACGAGCGTGGCGACGTCGTCGCCGACGAGGTCGCCGAGGCGGCCGGTGTACTACGTGCAGAGCCCGTCGCGTGACTCGCACGATGGGGAGAAGACGACGACGTCGTTTCACTCGACGCCGGTGCTCAGCCCGATGGGCTCGCCGCCGCACTCCCACTCCTCCGTCGGCCGCCACTCCCGGGAGTCCTCCTCCAGCCGCTTCTCCGGCTCGCTCAAGCCCGGATCCCGCAAGGTCTCCCCCAACGACGCCTCAGCCGCCAGCAAGCATCACCAACGGAAGGGCCAGAAGAATTGGAAGGAATGCGACGTCATCGAGGAGGAAGGCCTTCTGGATGATGGCGAGTCTCAGAAAGGCCTTCCTCGCCGCTGCTATTTCCTGGCCTTTGTTCTCGGCTTCTTTGTTCTCTTCGCCCTCTTCTCTCTGATCTTGTGGGGCGCTAGTAGGCCCCAAAAGCCCAAGATCACCATGAAG AGCATTAAATTTGAGAGTCTGGACATTCATGCTGGTTCAGATTTCACGGGGGTGGCAACTGATATGATCACCATGAACGCCACAGTGAAGCTCACTTTCCGCAACACCGGAACATTCTTCGGCGTCCATGTTACATCCACGCCTCTCGATCTATCGTACGATCAAATCACAATCGGCTCTGGATCC ATCAAGAAATTCTATCAGTCAAGGAAAAGCCAAAGAACTGTAGCCGTTGCAGTGACCGGAGACAAGATCCCTCTGTACGGAAGTGGCGCGAGTCTGAGCAGCTCAACGGCGACGACGACCACCGTGCCAGTGCCTCTGAAACTGAGCTTCGTGGTCAGATCGAGAGCCTACGTCCTGGGTAAATTGGTGAAACCAAAGTTCTACAAGAGGATCAAGTGCTCCATAGTCTTCGATAAGAAAAAACTCAACGTTCCGATCCCACTGAAGAATTCTTGTTCATACGATTAA